Genomic DNA from Verrucomicrobiia bacterium:
GCCAATCTCATCGCGCCCGGCGCAAAGATCAGCTACACGCAACAATCCCTGCTGCAGGAAATCTCGGGCGCCTATTACAAGGCGGATGCAAAAGGCGAAGCCATCAAGGGCGAGACGATACCGTTCCGCGCCAAGGTTCGGCTCACGGACGAAGCCGAGAACAAGCTGTACGCAACGGGCAAGTTTGTGGCGCACGAGTCCAATCAGATTCTCGTTGGTCTCATTTGGAGCATCCTTCCGATTCTCGCAATCGCCGCCTTCATCTGGTTCTTCTTTATTCGCCAGATCAAGATGGCTGGAAAGGGCGCGCTCAGTTTTGGCAAGAGCAAGGCCCGCCTGCTCGCCAAGGAACGCAACAAGACCACGTTCAAGGACGTTGCGGGAATTGATGAAGCCATCGAGGAAGTTTCCGAGCTGGTTGAATTCCTCAAGGATCCCAAGAAGTTTCAGCGCCTCGGCGGCCGGATTCCCAAGGGTGTCCTGATGGTTGGACCTCCCGGAACTGGAAAGACGCTGCTTGCGAAAGCAATCGCAGGCGAAGCAGATGCCGCGTTCTTCAGCATCAGCGGATCAGACTTCGTTGAAATGTTCGTGGGCGTTGGCGCCAGCCGCGTTCGCGACATGTTCGAGCAGGCGCGCAAGAACACGCCGTGTTTGATTTTCATCGACGAAATTGACGCTGTCGGCCGGAGCCGTGGACATGGCCTGGGTGGCGGCAACGATGAACGCGAACAAACGTTGAATGCGTTGCTGGTTGAGATGGATGGCTTCGACACACAGGAAGGCATCATCATCATTGCGGCAACGAATCGGCCCGACGTTCTCGATCCCGCGCTCCTGCGCCCGGGACGTTTTGATCGCCAGGTGACCGTCAACCTGCCTGACGTTCGCGGACGGGAAGCGATCCTCAAGGTGCATGCGAAGAACGTGAAGCTCCTCCCTGGGGTGGATCTTTCGATCATTGCCCGTGGCACTCCTGGATTCTCTGGCGCAGAGCTCGCCAATCTTTTGAACGAAGCGGCCCTCCTTGCAGCCCGCACCAACAAGAAGGGCGTCGGCATGCAGGAACTGGAAGAGGCGCGCGACAAGGTGCGCTGGGGCAGGGAACGGCGAAGCCTCGCCATGACAGATGAGGAGAAGAAGTTTACGGCGTGGCACGAGGCGGGACATGCGCTCGTGAACGTGATGCTGAAACATAC
This window encodes:
- the ftsH gene encoding ATP-dependent zinc metalloprotease FtsH, giving the protein MAEDNKMNDDDKNSRKGGEFRVPPRTWVVWIAIIGSIIMLVMMRGKMDPPGTLLSQPEFMAKVDANLIAPGAKISYTQQSLLQEISGAYYKADAKGEAIKGETIPFRAKVRLTDEAENKLYATGKFVAHESNQILVGLIWSILPILAIAAFIWFFFIRQIKMAGKGALSFGKSKARLLAKERNKTTFKDVAGIDEAIEEVSELVEFLKDPKKFQRLGGRIPKGVLMVGPPGTGKTLLAKAIAGEADAAFFSISGSDFVEMFVGVGASRVRDMFEQARKNTPCLIFIDEIDAVGRSRGHGLGGGNDEREQTLNALLVEMDGFDTQEGIIIIAATNRPDVLDPALLRPGRFDRQVTVNLPDVRGREAILKVHAKNVKLLPGVDLSIIARGTPGFSGAELANLLNEAALLAARTNKKGVGMQELEEARDKVRWGRERRSLAMTDEEKKFTAWHEAGHALVNVMLKHTHPLHKVTIIPRGQSLGATMYLPKQDIHSRKRKEMLDVIAVTMGGRIAEEIVSEDISTGASMDIQQATQLARAMVCQYGMSEKLGMVQYGDDDEYVFLGREMARTKNFSEHTAEEIDSEIKRIIDEAYNVAREIIFGNRDKLELIAKSLLEYETLEGSQVEEIIQTGKFTPPPPPANIEPPHGAPAGTPLPENPTKPSSPKLPGLGNPAPAPV